The Panicum virgatum strain AP13 chromosome 5K, P.virgatum_v5, whole genome shotgun sequence genome has a window encoding:
- the LOC120708631 gene encoding aspartic proteinase PCS1-like: MPPPLLACLLLVLLVSPAAARPWSVAAEAPKPAARPRVFPLRARQVPAGALPRPPSKLRFHHNVSLTVSLAVGTPPQNVTMVLDTGSELSWLLCAPGRRANASAPRGASFRPGASRSFAAVPCGAAQCSSRDLPEPPSCDGASRQCRVSLSYADGSTSDGALATDVFAVGDAPPLRSAFGCMSSAYDSSPDGVATAGLLGMNRGTLSFVSQASTRRFSYCISDRDDAGVLLLGHSDLPPFLPLNYTPMYQPTLPLPYFDRVAYSVQLLGIRVGGKPLPIPASVLAPDHTGAGQTMVDSGTQFTFLLGDAYSALKAEFLKQTKPLLPALDDPSFAFEQAFDTCFRVPTGRPPPSARLPAVSLLFKGAEMSVAGDRLLYNVPGERRGGDGVWCLTFGNADMVPLTAYVIGHHHQMNLWVEYDLERGRVGLAPVKCDVASERLGLML; encoded by the coding sequence ATGCCGCCCCCGCTGCTCGCCtgtctcctcctcgtcctcctcgtctcgccggccgcggcgcggccgtgGTCCGTGGCGGCCGAGGCGCCGAAGCCCGCGGCGAGGCCTCGCGTGTTCCCGCTGCGGGCGCGGCAGGTGCCGGCGGGggcgctgccgcggccgccgagcaAGCTGCGGTTCCACCACAACGTCAGCCTCACCGTGTCGCTCGCCGTCGGCACGCCGCCGCAGAACGTCACCATGGTGCTCGACACCGGCAGCGAGCTGTCGTGGCTGCTCTGCGCGCCAGGCCGCCGGGCGAACGCGAGCGCCCCCAGGGGCGCGTCGTTCCGTCCGGGGGCCTCGCGCTCCTTCGCCGCCGTGCCCTGCGGCGCCGCGCAGTGCAGCTCCCGGGACCTGCCGGAGCCGCCGTCCTGCGACGGCGCCTCGCGCCAGTGCCGCGTGTCGCTGTCCTACGCGGACGGGTCCACCTCCGACGGCGCCCTCGCCACCGACGTCTTCGCcgtcggcgacgcgccgccgctgcggtcCGCGTTCGGCTGCATGTCCTCCGCCTACGACTCGTCCCCGGACGGCGTCGCCACGGCCGGGCTGCTGGGCATGAACCGGGGCACGCTCTCCTTCGTGTCGCAGGCCAGCACGCGGCGCTTCTCGTACTGCATCTCCGACCGCGACGACGCCGGCGTGCTGCTGCTCGGCCACAGCGACCTCCCCCCGTTCCTGCCGCTCAACTACACGCCCATGTACCAGCCCACCCTGCCGCTCCCCTACTTCGACCGCGTTGCCTACTCGGTCCAGCTCCTCGGCATCCGCGTCGGCGGCAAGCCGCTGCCCATCCCGGCGTCGGTGCTCGCGCCGGACCACACCGGCGCCGGGCAGACGATGGTGGATTCCGGCACGCAGTTCACCTTCCTGCTCGGGGACGCCTACTCCGCTCTGAAAGCCGAGTTCTTGAAACAAACCAAGCCCCTCCTCCCGGCGCTCGACGACCCCAGCTTCGCGTTCGAACAAGCGTTCGACACCTGCTTCCGCGTGCCCacgggccgcccgccgccgtcggcgcggCTCCCTGCGGTGTCCCTGCTGTTCAAGGGCGCGGAGATGTCGGTGGCGGGGGACAGGCTGCTGTACAATGtccccggcgagcggcgcgggggcgACGGCGTGTGGTGCCTCACGTTCGGGAACGCGGACATGGTGCCCCTGACGGCGTACGTGATCGGGCACCACCACCAGATGAACCTGTGGGTGGAGTACGACCTGGAGCGCGGCCGCGTCGGGCTCGCGCCCGTCAAGTGCGACGTCGCCAGTGAGCGGCTCGGCCTGATGCTGTGA